From a single Kitasatospora sp. NBC_00458 genomic region:
- a CDS encoding MFS transporter, which yields MPTEPLTKNHPVANSADLRLRTAFLVSSIGDWIYRLAIPVLVLKITGSATSTALAYAIEFIPYIAIGLVAGVIADRFDRRRVMILCDLTSAVLALAVTALALLDEPPLAAIYLCAFLLACVRPFYFPAFQGFLVDVVPEQRLARVNSWTQTVDSALGFIGPVAGIAFVAALGVSLSALVNALSFGASALLIAAIAHTRPRAAEPTTANSIAKDFAGGLRTLWTMKAVMWGTVLMALSNLAAWTIEGSLFFLILEVEDMPKVVLGLVFGAQGLGAVVGGVLAPRLTDRYRLGVLLAFGMGLSGATMVLPVLVPTWWAVLIAWGVEGIATSVVIVSWFTARQKVVPSEVIGRVVSVSRAAAYATIPLGAVLGGWLVSGTSPTRTLFLCAAAVQAVVFLGAALSPVVRIDSGSGSGADSDPGADSGPGHTPQDAVGTAEAG from the coding sequence GTGCCCACGGAACCGCTGACCAAGAACCATCCCGTCGCGAACTCGGCGGACCTCCGGCTGCGCACCGCTTTCCTGGTATCCAGCATCGGCGACTGGATCTACCGGCTGGCCATTCCGGTCCTGGTCCTGAAGATCACCGGATCGGCCACCTCCACCGCCCTCGCCTACGCCATCGAGTTCATCCCCTACATCGCGATCGGCCTGGTCGCCGGGGTCATCGCGGACCGGTTCGACCGGCGGCGGGTGATGATCCTCTGCGACCTCACCTCGGCGGTCCTGGCCCTCGCCGTCACCGCGCTCGCCCTGCTCGACGAACCGCCGCTGGCCGCGATCTACCTGTGCGCCTTCCTACTCGCCTGCGTCCGCCCGTTCTACTTCCCCGCCTTCCAGGGCTTCCTGGTCGACGTGGTGCCCGAGCAGCGCCTCGCCCGGGTCAACTCCTGGACCCAGACGGTGGACAGCGCACTCGGCTTCATCGGCCCGGTGGCCGGCATCGCCTTCGTCGCGGCACTCGGCGTCTCGCTCTCCGCCCTGGTCAACGCGCTCTCCTTCGGCGCCTCCGCACTGCTGATCGCCGCCATCGCCCACACCCGCCCCCGCGCCGCGGAACCGACCACCGCCAACAGCATCGCCAAGGACTTCGCCGGGGGACTGCGGACGCTCTGGACGATGAAGGCGGTGATGTGGGGCACGGTGCTGATGGCGCTCTCCAACCTGGCGGCGTGGACGATCGAGGGCAGCCTCTTCTTCCTGATCCTGGAGGTCGAGGACATGCCGAAGGTCGTCCTCGGCCTGGTCTTCGGCGCCCAGGGGCTCGGCGCGGTGGTGGGCGGCGTGCTCGCGCCGCGCCTCACCGACCGCTACCGGCTCGGCGTGCTGCTGGCGTTCGGCATGGGCCTGTCCGGGGCGACGATGGTCCTGCCGGTACTGGTGCCCACCTGGTGGGCGGTGCTGATCGCCTGGGGCGTGGAGGGGATCGCCACCTCGGTGGTGATCGTCAGCTGGTTCACGGCCCGTCAGAAGGTGGTGCCCTCCGAGGTGATCGGCCGCGTGGTGTCGGTCAGCCGGGCCGCCGCGTACGCGACGATCCCGCTCGGCGCGGTGCTGGGCGGCTGGCTCGTCTCCGGGACCTCCCCCACCCGCACGCTGTTCCTGTGCGCCGCCGCGGTGCAGGCGGTAGTGTTCCTCGGCGCCGCGCTCTCCCCGGTGGTGCGCATCGACTCGGGGTCCGGTTCGGGCGCCGACTCCGACCCGGGTGCCGACTCCGGTCCCGGCCACACCCCGCAGGACGCGGTGGGCACGGCCGAGGCGGGATAG
- a CDS encoding MBL fold metallo-hydrolase has protein sequence MRIGDIEILPVRDGTGREAARDILGRPGVADPWECHAEHLHPDGSLELPLGGFCVRTGDRVVLVDTGLGRHDDGRYTGGALPDALAAYGIRPDEVTDVVLTHLHADHIGWVSDEGRPVFPNAVHRLHRADWEHFVSGGGPATAGPAAAKFAPVEDRLELFDEDFTVAPGLDARHAPGHTPGSTVYVASSGGRRALLLGDVVHSVVQLAERDWEVVWDVDPVAASAVRNRIADEAADTGDVLVAGHFPGLRFGRVVTVDGPRRFVAV, from the coding sequence ATGCGCATCGGTGACATCGAGATCCTCCCCGTCCGCGACGGCACCGGCCGGGAGGCGGCGAGGGACATCCTCGGCCGCCCGGGGGTGGCCGACCCCTGGGAGTGCCACGCCGAGCACCTGCACCCGGACGGCAGCCTGGAACTCCCGCTCGGCGGGTTCTGCGTGCGGACCGGCGACCGGGTGGTCCTGGTCGACACCGGCCTCGGCCGCCACGACGACGGCCGGTACACCGGCGGCGCCCTGCCCGACGCGCTCGCCGCGTACGGCATCCGGCCGGACGAGGTGACCGACGTCGTCCTCACCCACCTGCACGCCGACCACATCGGCTGGGTGTCGGACGAGGGCCGGCCGGTCTTCCCGAACGCCGTCCACCGGCTGCACCGCGCCGACTGGGAGCACTTCGTCAGCGGCGGCGGTCCGGCGACGGCGGGCCCGGCGGCCGCCAAGTTCGCGCCGGTCGAGGACCGGCTCGAACTGTTCGACGAGGACTTCACCGTCGCGCCCGGGCTCGACGCCCGTCACGCCCCCGGCCACACGCCCGGGTCGACCGTCTACGTGGCCTCCTCCGGCGGGCGGCGCGCCCTGCTGCTCGGCGACGTGGTCCACTCGGTGGTCCAGCTCGCCGAGCGGGACTGGGAGGTGGTGTGGGACGTCGACCCGGTCGCCGCCTCGGCCGTCCGCAACCGGATCGCGGACGAGGCCGCCGACACCGGGGACGTCCTGGTCGCCGGTCACTTCCCCGGCCTGCGCTTCGGCCGGGTGGTCACCGTGGACGGCCCGCGCCGCTTCGTCGCGGTGTAG
- a CDS encoding prolyl oligopeptidase family serine peptidase — MLPNDTAGRPEYPPALRGDTADDLGGRSVPDPYRALEDASAAATAAWSAGQRELFDRLRGDWSAVAPFRTTMERLTAFAHLTSPQTTSELAFFTARGPDAEHPVLTVADRSGARRVLFDPQRHDPTGRTALGGWTPDPTGRLLAYQTTEGGSEEYTLHVLDVATGRTVDGPIGGCPYGGVAWLPRGDAFYHTRTGPDGGARLHLHRIGGDPADDPELLGAGAEFEPAAPTAADHGTEGHPTGDGPTGDGPTEEDDPAEEDDPAVGTADLDAVLGADGRHLVVVTADGLSGGNRVRIADLHRSPHDKPEFAPIPALEGGWTTPWPATDGLLYLLTDLDADRGRILVTDPRTPDARPRTLIPQDDREVLDSFAVLDGPGLSTPLLLVLRSAGGHGRITRHDLRTGAPLGEVRLPGAGTVTDLTFRQGGHEAWFTYSDPTTPETVHRHDARRDTTEAWPAPDGTAPGHTTAPPVATTPPAATAPPVATGLPEAPAPAVLVSWTTCTSADGTQVRLLLTRPADRPDGPLPTILQGYGAFGEPQVADYYAAALAWAARGGLFAVAAVRGGGEEGEEWHRAGMREHKQRGIDDFLAAARHLHDRGLCPPDGLGAFGQSAGGLLVGAALTQRPDLFAAVAATAAPLDMARYELTGYGPYWTDEFGSREDPGELGWLLGYSPYHHVVPGTRYPAVLLTAFEDDARVDPLHARKMCAALQHATASARPVLLRQEAGVGHGARARSGRLAYFADVLAFHAEYLGLSVHPGHT, encoded by the coding sequence ATGCTGCCGAACGACACGGCCGGGCGGCCGGAGTACCCGCCCGCCCTGCGCGGCGACACGGCCGACGACCTCGGCGGCCGCAGCGTCCCGGACCCGTACCGCGCCCTGGAGGACGCCTCCGCCGCCGCGACCGCGGCGTGGTCGGCCGGCCAGCGGGAGCTCTTCGACCGGCTGCGCGGCGACTGGTCCGCGGTGGCGCCGTTCCGCACGACGATGGAGCGACTGACCGCATTCGCACACCTGACGTCTCCTCAGACCACCTCGGAGCTGGCCTTCTTCACCGCCCGCGGCCCGGACGCCGAGCACCCCGTGCTGACGGTCGCGGACCGTTCCGGAGCCCGCCGGGTGCTCTTCGACCCTCAGCGGCACGACCCCACCGGCCGTACCGCGCTGGGAGGTTGGACACCCGACCCGACCGGCCGGCTGCTCGCCTACCAGACCACCGAGGGCGGGTCGGAGGAGTACACCCTGCACGTGCTCGACGTGGCCACCGGCCGCACGGTGGACGGGCCGATCGGCGGATGCCCGTACGGAGGCGTCGCCTGGCTGCCCCGCGGCGACGCCTTCTACCACACCCGGACCGGCCCGGACGGCGGCGCCCGGCTCCACCTGCACCGGATCGGCGGGGACCCGGCGGACGATCCGGAACTCCTCGGAGCCGGAGCGGAGTTCGAGCCCGCCGCCCCGACCGCAGCAGACCACGGCACCGAGGGCCACCCCACCGGAGACGGCCCCACCGGGGACGGCCCCACCGAGGAGGACGATCCGGCCGAGGAGGACGATCCGGCCGTCGGCACCGCCGACCTGGACGCCGTACTCGGCGCCGACGGCCGCCACCTGGTGGTGGTCACCGCCGACGGCCTCTCCGGCGGCAACCGGGTCCGGATCGCCGACCTCCACCGATCCCCGCACGACAAACCGGAGTTCGCGCCGATCCCCGCCCTCGAAGGCGGCTGGACGACCCCGTGGCCCGCGACCGACGGCCTGCTCTACCTGCTCACCGATCTGGACGCGGACCGCGGCCGGATCCTGGTGACGGACCCGCGGACGCCGGACGCCCGGCCGCGCACGCTGATCCCGCAGGACGACCGCGAGGTGCTGGACTCCTTCGCCGTCCTCGACGGCCCCGGACTCTCCACCCCGCTGCTGCTGGTGCTCCGTTCGGCGGGCGGGCACGGCCGGATCACCCGGCACGACCTGCGCACCGGAGCGCCGCTGGGCGAGGTCCGGCTGCCCGGCGCGGGCACCGTCACCGACCTGACCTTCCGCCAGGGCGGCCACGAGGCCTGGTTCACCTACTCGGACCCCACCACGCCCGAGACCGTCCACCGCCACGACGCCCGCCGGGACACCACCGAGGCCTGGCCGGCGCCCGACGGCACCGCACCGGGCCACACCACCGCACCGCCCGTCGCCACCACACCGCCAGCCGCCACCGCACCGCCCGTCGCCACCGGCCTCCCGGAAGCACCGGCCCCCGCGGTCCTCGTCTCCTGGACGACGTGCACCTCCGCCGACGGCACGCAGGTGCGGCTGCTGCTGACCCGTCCCGCCGACCGCCCGGACGGCCCACTGCCCACGATCCTCCAGGGCTACGGCGCCTTCGGCGAACCGCAGGTCGCGGACTACTACGCGGCCGCACTCGCCTGGGCCGCCCGGGGCGGCCTGTTCGCCGTCGCGGCCGTGCGCGGCGGCGGCGAGGAGGGCGAGGAGTGGCACCGCGCCGGCATGCGGGAGCACAAGCAGCGCGGCATCGACGACTTCCTCGCCGCCGCACGGCACCTGCACGACCGGGGGCTCTGTCCGCCGGACGGGCTCGGCGCGTTCGGCCAGAGCGCCGGCGGCCTCCTGGTCGGGGCGGCACTGACCCAGCGTCCGGACCTGTTCGCCGCCGTGGCCGCCACGGCCGCCCCGCTCGACATGGCCCGCTACGAGCTGACCGGCTACGGCCCGTACTGGACCGACGAGTTCGGCAGCCGCGAGGACCCCGGGGAACTCGGCTGGCTGCTCGGCTACTCGCCGTACCACCACGTCGTACCGGGCACCCGCTACCCCGCGGTGCTCCTGACGGCGTTCGAGGACGACGCCCGGGTCGACCCGCTGCACGCGCGGAAGATGTGCGCCGCGCTGCAGCACGCGACCGCCTCGGCACGCCCGGTGCTGCTCCGTCAAGAGGCCGGGGTCGGCCACGGCGCCCGCGCACGCAGCGGCCGGCTCGCCTATTTCGCCGACGTGCTGGCATTCCACGCCGAATACCTGGGACTTTCCGTTCACCCCGGCCACACCTAA
- a CDS encoding lipase/acyltransferase domain-containing protein, with product MARLRHLVVVVPGIGGSILQTPRGAVEWNQSRRRLAAALTRPDRLDLDRAPDLVPVDLLPDITLIGPYVLPGYDRLVRQIVNRFDDVRVDTARPDRAPDPYADLVLFPYDFRHSIRHAAERLGADVKARLDGELPGARRRRVIVVAHSMGGLVARYWLGPGGGAAHCEALITLGTPHRGAPKALDYLVNGIKVGPKRLTGLTRVLRGWPSAYELMPRYRAVGSSDGGATLYPRDLTGLPDLPGFAKAAEAAFEVHRDIEDAWRDLAGRAESPQLAAVFGRGHATPQRALLAGTAVTVTKRAAPWLPNPHWHGDGSVPAISAIPIEAEDDLNVRYPAPERHLALGSAPTVLDLLAEYTDEPLHAVRGEAMNRPWLGLDLDETLPFGHPVGLGITFNPGEASGEEAPRPEKPGEDTKVRVRLRPVGPGSTALTPTRWQDAVRNSDGVSWHAEIEPPPLGTHRVEVEATGVPGTGRLTAGDILGVVDLGAVDPGALDLADGTEPDA from the coding sequence GTGGCGCGACTCAGGCACCTGGTCGTAGTGGTTCCGGGCATCGGCGGCAGCATCCTGCAGACCCCCCGGGGGGCCGTCGAGTGGAACCAGAGCCGGCGCCGCCTCGCGGCCGCCCTCACCCGGCCCGACCGGCTGGACCTCGACCGCGCCCCCGACCTCGTCCCCGTGGACCTGCTGCCCGACATCACGCTCATCGGCCCGTACGTCCTCCCCGGCTACGACCGGCTGGTGCGGCAGATCGTCAACCGCTTCGACGACGTCCGCGTCGACACCGCCCGCCCCGACCGCGCACCGGACCCGTACGCGGACCTGGTGCTGTTCCCGTACGACTTCCGCCACAGCATCCGGCACGCCGCCGAACGCCTCGGCGCCGACGTCAAGGCCCGGCTGGACGGCGAACTCCCCGGCGCGCGCCGCCGCCGCGTCATCGTCGTCGCCCACTCCATGGGCGGCCTGGTCGCCCGGTACTGGCTCGGCCCCGGCGGCGGCGCCGCCCACTGCGAGGCCCTGATCACCCTCGGCACCCCGCACCGCGGCGCGCCCAAGGCCCTCGACTACCTGGTCAACGGGATCAAGGTCGGCCCGAAGCGGCTCACCGGACTCACCCGGGTGCTGCGCGGCTGGCCCTCCGCCTACGAGCTGATGCCCCGCTACCGGGCCGTCGGCAGCAGTGACGGCGGCGCCACCCTGTACCCGCGCGACCTGACCGGCCTCCCCGACCTCCCCGGGTTCGCGAAGGCCGCCGAGGCCGCGTTCGAGGTCCACAGGGACATCGAGGACGCCTGGCGGGACCTCGCCGGCCGGGCCGAGAGCCCGCAACTGGCGGCGGTCTTCGGCCGCGGGCACGCCACCCCCCAACGGGCCCTCCTCGCCGGGACCGCCGTCACCGTCACCAAGCGGGCCGCGCCCTGGCTGCCCAACCCGCACTGGCACGGCGACGGCAGCGTCCCCGCGATCTCCGCCATCCCGATCGAGGCGGAGGACGACCTGAACGTCCGCTACCCGGCGCCCGAACGCCACCTGGCACTGGGCTCCGCCCCGACCGTCCTCGACCTGCTCGCCGAGTACACGGACGAGCCGCTGCACGCGGTGCGCGGCGAGGCCATGAACCGCCCCTGGCTCGGCCTCGACCTCGACGAGACCCTCCCGTTCGGCCACCCGGTCGGCCTCGGCATCACCTTCAACCCCGGTGAGGCATCCGGCGAAGAAGCCCCCCGCCCGGAGAAGCCCGGCGAGGACACCAAGGTCCGCGTCCGGCTCCGGCCCGTCGGCCCCGGCTCCACCGCGCTCACCCCCACCCGCTGGCAGGACGCCGTCCGGAACTCCGACGGCGTCTCCTGGCACGCCGAGATCGAGCCGCCCCCGCTCGGCACCCACCGGGTGGAGGTCGAGGCCACCGGCGTCCCCGGCACCGGCCGGCTCACCGCCGGGGACATCCTCGGTGTCGTCGACCTCGGCGCCGTCGACCCCGGCGCCCTCGACCTCGCCGACGGGACGGAGCCCGACGCATGA
- a CDS encoding thermonuclease family protein: MTMLLVHGSYKIIGSEPDGDTVRFVPTDPKAWDRLPGCPVKHSTATGETRLRLDAVDALETHYDRTGPEVSQPHEFAHAARDTLLAFLGFTNVQHDGEKVVAATPATTPGWITTTGADNLGRCVALIGVGAPPGADGSQIQVDVPLLRTTANHDLLTKGLAYPTFYSKLFPDLRAELTTVAHRARTDRTGLWRDDVTTSATGAVIPDMAALTGLVLLPKLFRRLVDHFNLVGESLTCLPAFLAGAQDQVKVLPADRTELSLKPLVQVLNGNAVRMTVEVEDLVFTEG; this comes from the coding sequence ATGACGATGCTCCTGGTCCACGGCTCCTACAAGATCATCGGATCCGAGCCGGACGGCGACACCGTCCGCTTCGTCCCGACCGACCCGAAGGCCTGGGACCGGCTCCCTGGCTGTCCGGTCAAACACAGCACCGCCACCGGGGAGACCAGACTCCGGCTCGACGCCGTGGACGCCCTGGAGACCCACTACGACCGGACCGGGCCCGAGGTCAGCCAGCCCCACGAGTTCGCCCACGCGGCCCGGGACACGCTGCTCGCCTTCCTCGGCTTCACCAACGTCCAGCACGACGGCGAGAAGGTCGTCGCCGCCACCCCCGCCACCACGCCCGGCTGGATCACCACCACCGGCGCCGACAACCTCGGCCGCTGCGTCGCCCTGATCGGCGTCGGCGCCCCGCCCGGCGCCGACGGCAGCCAGATCCAGGTGGACGTCCCGCTGCTGCGGACCACCGCCAACCACGACCTGCTCACCAAGGGCCTGGCCTACCCCACCTTCTACAGCAAGCTGTTCCCGGACCTCCGCGCCGAACTGACCACCGTCGCGCACCGGGCCCGCACCGACAGGACGGGGCTGTGGCGGGACGACGTCACCACCTCCGCCACCGGGGCGGTCATCCCCGACATGGCGGCGCTCACCGGACTGGTACTGCTCCCCAAGCTGTTCCGGCGGCTGGTCGACCACTTCAACCTGGTCGGGGAGTCCCTGACCTGCCTCCCCGCCTTCCTGGCCGGCGCACAGGACCAGGTCAAGGTCCTCCCGGCCGACCGGACCGAGCTGAGCCTCAAGCCGCTGGTCCAGGTCCTCAACGGCAACGCCGTGCGGATGACCGTCGAGGTCGAGGACCTGGTCTTCACCGAGGGGTGA
- a CDS encoding carbohydrate-binding protein, which produces MERALPPQPRHSRRRLPFGPQRAALAVAGVLGLVAGGLAAVAANATTAAVAPAAGGIGSNWYASAPYLMPEDNSPPDVSTVMDATGQKAFQLAFILDKGGCSPAWGGTSSIDTDTVMPAVIQTVRAKGGDVSVSVGGYGGTKLGQTCGTPEATAAGYQKVVTKYQLKAIDFDLEEPEYENAAAIRNEIGAARILQRDNPGLYVSITTAGTTAGGTGWFGQQMLNEAKAQGFTPDNYSIMPFDGGFNGAAAQTDALVKFNQILRTTFGWSEAEAYAHEGVSLMNGRTDVAEYFRQADFQAVLDFALAHKLARYTYWSVNRDRQCPGTVDPGLSGSCSSVVQNDWDFTKFTVRFAGATPPTTHTTPPTTPPTSPGACTDPPWSSGTTYTSGNKVSYNGHKYHAKWWTLNENPSASGQWGVWSDDGPC; this is translated from the coding sequence ATGGAACGCGCACTTCCCCCACAACCACGACACTCCAGAAGACGGCTGCCGTTCGGCCCGCAACGGGCCGCCCTCGCGGTGGCCGGGGTGCTCGGGCTGGTCGCCGGCGGGCTCGCGGCGGTCGCCGCGAACGCGACCACGGCGGCCGTCGCGCCGGCCGCGGGCGGCATCGGCAGCAACTGGTACGCCTCCGCGCCGTACCTGATGCCCGAGGACAACAGCCCGCCGGACGTCTCCACCGTGATGGACGCCACCGGCCAGAAGGCCTTCCAGCTGGCGTTCATCCTGGACAAGGGCGGCTGCAGCCCCGCCTGGGGCGGCACCTCGTCGATCGACACCGACACCGTGATGCCCGCGGTGATCCAGACCGTCCGGGCCAAGGGCGGCGACGTCTCGGTGTCGGTCGGCGGGTACGGCGGCACCAAGCTCGGGCAGACCTGCGGGACGCCGGAGGCCACCGCCGCCGGGTACCAGAAGGTCGTCACCAAGTACCAGTTGAAGGCCATCGACTTCGACCTGGAGGAGCCCGAGTACGAGAACGCCGCCGCGATCCGCAACGAGATCGGTGCGGCCCGCATCCTCCAGCGCGACAACCCGGGGCTCTACGTCTCGATCACCACCGCCGGCACCACCGCGGGCGGCACCGGCTGGTTCGGGCAGCAGATGCTCAACGAGGCCAAGGCGCAGGGGTTCACGCCCGACAACTACTCGATCATGCCCTTCGACGGGGGCTTCAACGGCGCGGCGGCGCAGACCGACGCGCTGGTGAAGTTCAACCAGATCCTGCGGACCACCTTCGGCTGGTCGGAGGCGGAGGCGTACGCGCACGAGGGCGTCTCGCTGATGAACGGCCGCACCGACGTCGCCGAGTACTTCCGCCAGGCGGACTTCCAGGCGGTGCTGGACTTCGCGCTCGCGCACAAGCTGGCCCGGTACACCTACTGGTCGGTCAACCGGGACCGGCAGTGCCCCGGGACGGTCGACCCGGGACTGTCCGGATCCTGCTCCAGCGTGGTCCAGAACGACTGGGACTTCACGAAGTTCACCGTGCGGTTCGCCGGCGCCACGCCGCCGACCACGCACACCACACCGCCCACCACGCCGCCGACCAGCCCGGGGGCCTGCACCGACCCGCCGTGGAGCTCCGGCACGACGTACACCAGCGGCAACAAGGTCTCGTACAACGGCCACAAGTACCACGCCAAGTGGTGGACGCTGAACGAGAACCCGTCCGCGAGCGGGCAGTGGGGCGTCTGGTCGGACGACGGCCCCTGCTGA
- a CDS encoding LysR family transcriptional regulator, with protein MAAEVNLAQLRALVAVADAGGFGSAAAELGVSQSAVSHAVAALERALGAPVLHRGAPARPTPLGERILPHARTAVASAAAVHAIAAHHSGGLTGTVRLAAPTTVCQGLLPGLLRDWRAAHPRLTVRVFEGEDDELAVWLEAGTVDAAVLVDTATAPPGAVALGRDAMHALLRRDHPLAGEAAVGVADLEDDDFLLSEGGCEQQVRKAYRRAGIRFTPRHRIRDLNTLIGMVHAGVGVSVMPALAQPMLPPECVLVPLRPAVHRTLTLTGPAGRPWSPAVSGLLAAVRTGRSDAPAT; from the coding sequence ATGGCAGCAGAGGTGAACCTCGCCCAGCTCAGGGCACTGGTCGCGGTGGCCGACGCGGGCGGTTTCGGGTCGGCGGCGGCCGAGTTGGGCGTCAGCCAGTCCGCCGTCTCGCACGCGGTGGCGGCCCTGGAACGCGCCCTGGGCGCACCCGTCCTGCACCGGGGCGCACCGGCGCGGCCGACCCCGCTGGGCGAGCGGATCCTGCCGCACGCCCGGACGGCGGTCGCCTCCGCGGCGGCCGTCCACGCGATCGCCGCCCACCACTCGGGCGGGCTCACCGGAACGGTGCGGCTGGCCGCGCCCACCACCGTCTGCCAGGGCCTGCTCCCCGGCCTGCTGCGCGACTGGCGCGCCGCGCACCCGCGGCTGACCGTGCGGGTCTTCGAGGGCGAGGACGACGAGCTGGCCGTCTGGCTGGAGGCCGGCACCGTGGACGCGGCGGTCCTCGTCGACACGGCGACGGCGCCGCCGGGGGCGGTCGCGCTCGGGAGGGACGCCATGCACGCGCTGCTGCGCCGCGACCACCCGCTCGCGGGCGAGGCGGCCGTCGGCGTCGCCGACCTGGAGGACGACGACTTCCTCCTCTCGGAGGGCGGTTGCGAGCAGCAAGTCCGGAAGGCCTACCGCCGGGCGGGCATCCGGTTCACGCCCCGGCACCGGATCCGGGACCTCAACACGCTGATCGGCATGGTGCACGCGGGCGTGGGCGTCTCGGTGATGCCGGCGCTGGCGCAGCCGATGCTGCCGCCGGAGTGCGTGCTCGTCCCGCTCCGGCCGGCCGTGCACCGGACGCTCACGCTGACCGGCCCGGCCGGGCGGCCGTGGTCACCGGCCGTCAGCGGCCTGCTCGCCGCCGTCCGCACCGGCAGGTCTGACGCCCCGGCCACCTGA
- a CDS encoding DUF6058 family natural product biosynthesis protein — MGTTAKERLALRYLAVNGEHPMTEADDAYVDRHFAPLEALCARHGEDPDAVRGHMLAERLPLPAYLRSDGTEMVAPDLLELVDEAGGLAKLPDWFRGHWDDPETGASEYESYLSGQNVCLHRLHPVTMRRKEELVGAIAEALRDPAPDSPSWLAGLHAMVDELDALEPPFAPYDRLRFDGPVSRDTCIDAVRRDHPRS, encoded by the coding sequence ATGGGGACGACGGCGAAGGAACGGCTCGCCCTGCGCTACCTCGCGGTCAACGGCGAACACCCGATGACCGAGGCCGACGACGCCTACGTCGACCGCCACTTCGCCCCGCTGGAGGCGCTCTGCGCCCGCCACGGCGAGGACCCGGACGCCGTCCGCGGCCACATGCTCGCCGAGCGCCTCCCGCTGCCCGCCTACCTCCGCTCCGACGGCACCGAGATGGTCGCCCCCGACCTCCTCGAACTCGTCGACGAAGCAGGCGGGTTGGCAAAGCTGCCGGACTGGTTCCGCGGCCACTGGGACGACCCGGAGACCGGCGCGAGCGAGTACGAGTCCTACCTCAGCGGCCAGAACGTCTGCCTGCACCGGCTCCACCCGGTCACCATGCGGCGCAAGGAGGAGCTGGTCGGGGCGATCGCCGAAGCGCTCCGCGACCCCGCCCCGGACTCCCCCTCCTGGCTGGCCGGACTGCACGCCATGGTCGACGAACTCGACGCGCTCGAACCGCCGTTCGCACCGTACGACCGCCTCCGCTTCGACGGCCCGGTCTCCCGGGACACCTGCATCGACGCCGTGCGCCGGGACCACCCCCGGAGCTGA
- a CDS encoding HesA/MoeB/ThiF family protein has protein sequence MARPALKTSIPYFVSDGSVHFRMGGDLTSLEDPDGRVLALLRLLDGTRDFDAVHRDLSAGYPDVTAEDVHDAVRDLDETGLIQDATDRGEDFDAAARERWSNNLGFFETYASLETSKYEFQRRIRNARVAVLGVGGIGSHTLIDLVAIGFTDIRIVDFDKIEVSNFNRQIIYGEPDVGRTKVHVAAERARRLNSGVRIDAVEAKLMSADDVYAVVHDRDIVIAVVDRPKVHVAHWLNEGCVRAGTTLIGGGVDTQRAIHYTMVPGVSGCVECWYGQVRREDATSRMVLDVLDDIDREGSAYGEDTAAFNGLVVVAAAHMVSEMVRLASRVCEPLSVGRLLEQTFHNPRVREAETWKRDPDCTVCRDARPSAAAAWLARDDRELPF, from the coding sequence GTGGCACGTCCGGCGCTCAAGACGAGCATCCCCTACTTCGTTTCCGACGGGTCCGTGCACTTCCGGATGGGCGGCGACCTGACCTCGCTGGAGGACCCCGACGGGCGCGTGCTCGCGCTGCTCCGGCTCCTCGACGGCACCCGCGACTTCGACGCGGTGCACCGCGACCTGAGCGCCGGGTACCCGGACGTCACCGCCGAGGACGTGCACGACGCCGTCCGCGACCTCGACGAGACCGGCCTGATCCAGGACGCCACCGACCGGGGCGAGGACTTCGACGCGGCCGCCCGCGAGCGCTGGTCCAACAACCTCGGCTTCTTCGAGACCTACGCCTCGCTGGAGACCTCCAAGTACGAGTTCCAGCGCCGCATCCGCAACGCCCGGGTCGCCGTCCTCGGCGTCGGCGGCATCGGCTCGCACACCCTGATCGACCTGGTCGCGATCGGCTTCACCGACATCCGGATCGTCGACTTCGACAAGATCGAGGTCTCCAACTTCAACCGCCAGATCATCTACGGCGAGCCGGACGTCGGCCGCACCAAGGTCCACGTCGCCGCCGAGCGCGCCCGCCGGCTCAACAGCGGCGTGCGGATCGACGCCGTCGAGGCCAAGCTGATGTCCGCCGACGACGTCTACGCCGTGGTGCACGACCGCGACATCGTCATCGCCGTCGTCGACCGCCCCAAGGTGCACGTCGCCCACTGGCTCAACGAGGGCTGCGTCCGGGCCGGCACCACGCTCATCGGCGGCGGCGTCGACACCCAGCGGGCCATCCACTACACGATGGTGCCCGGCGTCAGCGGGTGCGTGGAGTGCTGGTACGGGCAGGTGCGGCGCGAGGACGCGACGTCCCGGATGGTGCTGGACGTCCTCGACGACATCGACCGCGAGGGCAGCGCCTACGGCGAGGACACCGCCGCCTTCAACGGCCTGGTGGTGGTCGCCGCCGCCCACATGGTCTCCGAGATGGTCCGGCTGGCCTCCCGGGTCTGCGAGCCGCTCTCGGTGGGCCGGCTGCTGGAGCAGACCTTCCACAACCCGCGGGTGCGCGAGGCCGAGACCTGGAAGCGCGACCCCGACTGCACGGTCTGCCGCGACGCCCGGCCCTCGGCCGCCGCCGCCTGGCTGGCCCGCGACGACCGGGAGCTCCCCTTCTGA